A single genomic interval of Clostridium facile harbors:
- the argH gene encoding argininosuccinate lyase: protein MAKMWAGRFKKEVDEKVNDFNSSISFDARMYRQDITGSIAHATMLGKTGIIELSESQALVEGLKGILEDIEQGKLEFDPTAEDIHMFVEAELTKRLGDTGKRLHTSRSRNDQVALDFKMYLKDEIIEIRGMVAELVETLYTLAEQHLDTIMPGYTHLQRAQPVTFAHHLMAYVQMFLRDIGRLNDCYKRMDTMPLGSCALAATTYPIDRDMVTELLGFQSPTENSLDGVSDRDYCIELTSDISLLMTHLSRFSEEIILWCSWEFKFIELDDAYATGSSIMPQKKNPDITELIRGKTGRVNGDLTTLLTMMKGLPLAYNKDMQEDKEATFDAIDTVKLCISTFIPMIRTMKVLKENMRHAAAKGFINATDCADYLVKKGLPFRDAYKITGELVAICIDQNKTLETLELSTYQSVCETFEQDVYQAIDLLTCVNGRNTKGGPSSKSVSVQIANAKQTLKTLMEGK from the coding sequence ATGGCAAAAATGTGGGCTGGCCGGTTCAAAAAAGAAGTGGATGAAAAAGTAAACGATTTTAACTCCTCGATTTCTTTTGATGCCAGGATGTACCGCCAAGATATTACAGGTAGTATTGCCCATGCAACCATGCTGGGGAAAACAGGAATTATCGAGTTATCCGAATCCCAGGCGCTGGTAGAAGGGTTAAAAGGTATTTTAGAAGATATTGAACAGGGAAAATTGGAGTTTGATCCTACCGCGGAAGATATCCATATGTTTGTAGAAGCGGAACTAACAAAGCGGTTAGGGGATACTGGAAAGCGGTTGCATACCTCCCGTAGTAGGAACGACCAGGTTGCTTTGGATTTTAAAATGTACCTGAAGGATGAAATCATCGAAATCCGTGGGATGGTAGCAGAACTGGTGGAAACTTTATACACCTTGGCAGAGCAGCATTTGGACACCATTATGCCAGGGTATACCCATTTACAGCGGGCACAACCGGTTACTTTTGCCCATCATTTAATGGCGTATGTTCAGATGTTTCTGCGGGATATTGGCCGGTTAAACGACTGTTACAAACGGATGGACACCATGCCTTTGGGCAGCTGTGCCCTAGCAGCAACAACCTACCCCATTGATCGGGACATGGTAACCGAATTGTTGGGGTTTCAATCTCCAACTGAAAACAGTTTAGATGGGGTTTCAGACCGTGATTACTGTATCGAATTAACCAGCGACATCAGCTTGCTTATGACCCATCTTTCTCGTTTTTCAGAGGAAATTATTTTGTGGTGTTCCTGGGAGTTTAAGTTTATCGAATTGGATGATGCCTACGCAACCGGTTCTAGCATTATGCCACAAAAGAAAAATCCAGATATTACGGAATTAATCCGTGGAAAAACAGGTAGGGTTAACGGGGATTTGACCACTTTGCTGACCATGATGAAGGGGCTTCCACTGGCATATAATAAAGATATGCAAGAGGATAAGGAAGCTACTTTTGATGCTATCGATACTGTAAAACTTTGTATTTCTACCTTTATCCCAATGATTCGAACGATGAAAGTGTTAAAAGAAAATATGCGCCACGCTGCGGCAAAGGGTTTCATCAATGCTACAGATTGCGCGGATTACCTTGTGAAAAAAGGGTTGCCTTTCCGCGACGCATATAAAATTACAGGGGAATTGGTGGCAATCTGTATTGACCAGAACAAGACTTTGGAAACACTGGAATTATCCACGTATCAATCTGTTTGTGAAACTTTTGAACAGGACGTATACCAGGCAATTGACCTGTTAACCTGCGTGAATGGGCGCAACACAAAAGGAGGCCCATCCTCTAAAAGTGTATCTGTCCAAATTGCCAACGCAAAACAAACATTAAAAACGTTAATGGAGGGGAAATAA
- the argF gene encoding ornithine carbamoyltransferase, translated as MKHLLKLLDLTKEEIIELLDLADKLKYESKNGIEHPILKGKTLGMIFQKSSTRTRVSFETGMYQLGGYPLFLSSNDLQIGRGEPVQDTARVLSRYIDGIMIRTFEQKEVEDLAEYGSIPIINGLTDFCHPCQVLADLQTIREYKTGFDGLKMCYIGDGNNMANSLIVGGLKVGMKVSVACPEEYEPAKEVLDFAKQYDCFELTTDPKQAAKDADILFTDVWASMGQEEESVKRRTVFQGVYQINDEIMAVAKPDAMVQHCLPAHRGEEITEAVLEAHANEIFDEAENRLHAQKAVLVKLMAD; from the coding sequence ATGAAACATTTATTAAAATTACTGGATTTGACCAAAGAAGAAATTATTGAACTGCTGGATTTAGCGGATAAATTGAAATATGAAAGTAAAAACGGGATTGAACATCCTATTTTAAAAGGAAAAACATTAGGTATGATTTTCCAAAAATCCTCTACTAGAACTCGTGTTTCCTTTGAAACTGGAATGTACCAATTGGGTGGCTACCCATTGTTTTTATCTTCCAACGATTTGCAAATTGGTCGTGGGGAACCCGTTCAAGATACTGCTCGTGTTCTTTCCCGCTATATTGATGGGATTATGATCCGCACTTTTGAACAAAAAGAGGTAGAAGACTTAGCAGAATATGGTAGTATTCCAATCATCAATGGACTGACCGATTTTTGTCATCCATGCCAGGTGTTGGCGGATTTACAGACAATCCGGGAATATAAAACTGGGTTTGACGGCTTGAAGATGTGCTATATTGGCGATGGAAATAACATGGCCAACTCTTTAATCGTAGGTGGTCTAAAAGTGGGGATGAAAGTATCTGTTGCTTGCCCAGAGGAGTATGAACCAGCAAAAGAAGTGTTGGATTTCGCAAAACAATATGATTGCTTTGAACTGACCACCGATCCAAAACAGGCTGCAAAAGATGCGGATATCTTATTTACAGATGTATGGGCTTCTATGGGACAGGAGGAAGAATCCGTAAAACGCCGTACTGTATTCCAGGGAGTTTATCAAATCAACGATGAAATTATGGCAGTGGCAAAACCGGACGCAATGGTGCAGCATTGTTTGCCAGCCCACCGTGGAGAAGAAATTACAGAAGCTGTGTTGGAAGCACATGCGAATGAAATTTTTGATGAAGCGGAAAATCGCCTACATGCCCAAAAAGCAGTTTTGGTAAAATTGATGGCAGATTAA
- a CDS encoding pyridoxamine kinase: protein MSHNNQKKIAVINDFSGFGRCSIAVALPIISAMKIQCCPIPTAIFSNHTGFQSFYYKDYTQSMKPYIAEWKKLGLQFEGIDTGFLGSEEQIEIVIDFFQQFKSSHTIGIVDPVMGDNGKLYPTYSPKLASKMHWLVEYADILTPNLTEACILTGKGYRENYSMPELEKMCHLLSQQGPKKIVISGIQDGEYIGNFVYEQGKESKIIRSLKIGATRSGTGDVFSSIIAGAAVNGIDFYQSVQLATDFISKSVLKTTEMGIPDTDGICFEEFLTDLIV, encoded by the coding sequence ATGTCACACAACAATCAGAAGAAAATTGCGGTAATCAATGATTTTTCCGGATTTGGGCGATGTTCTATCGCGGTGGCGTTGCCGATTATTTCTGCTATGAAAATTCAGTGCTGTCCTATCCCCACAGCGATTTTTTCCAACCACACAGGTTTTCAAAGTTTTTACTACAAAGACTATACCCAATCCATGAAGCCGTATATTGCAGAATGGAAAAAACTTGGATTGCAGTTTGAAGGAATTGATACTGGATTTTTGGGATCGGAAGAACAAATTGAAATTGTAATTGATTTTTTTCAACAATTCAAATCCAGCCATACGATTGGAATTGTAGACCCTGTTATGGGGGACAATGGTAAGCTGTACCCGACTTACAGTCCAAAGCTGGCATCAAAAATGCACTGGTTAGTAGAATACGCCGATATTTTAACACCAAATCTAACCGAAGCATGTATTTTAACAGGAAAAGGTTATCGGGAAAATTATAGTATGCCTGAATTAGAGAAAATGTGTCATCTATTATCTCAGCAAGGGCCAAAAAAGATTGTGATTTCTGGCATTCAAGATGGAGAGTATATTGGAAATTTTGTGTATGAACAAGGCAAGGAAAGCAAAATAATCCGCTCCCTAAAAATTGGTGCTACCCGTTCTGGAACAGGGGATGTTTTTTCTTCTATTATTGCAGGTGCCGCTGTCAATGGAATAGATTTTTACCAATCTGTTCAGTTGGCAACTGATTTTATCTCAAAATCAGTTTTAAAAACAACTGAAATGGGGATTCCGGATACAGATGGAATCTGTTTTGAAGAATTTTTAACAGACTTAATAGTTTAG
- a CDS encoding TIGR04002 family protein: MQQNTTKVKYLVLSAMFAALIFVLTAYLHIPSHTGYTHVGDAFIYMAASLLPTPYAIGASVVGAAMADALSGYVIWVVPTIIIKALTVFCFTNKAKTILCKRNLFGLIPAFALCVGGYYLAEVIIVQNWISPLAGITGYFVQIGFSGGLYLVLGFALDRMGFKQRNRIFSQNNA, translated from the coding sequence ATGCAACAGAACACAACAAAAGTAAAATACCTGGTATTATCAGCGATGTTCGCCGCGTTAATTTTTGTTTTAACCGCTTATCTACACATTCCCAGCCATACCGGATACACCCATGTTGGTGATGCGTTTATTTATATGGCAGCTAGCTTATTACCTACCCCTTATGCGATAGGCGCCAGTGTAGTTGGTGCAGCGATGGCAGATGCTTTGTCCGGCTATGTTATTTGGGTAGTACCTACTATTATTATTAAGGCGCTTACAGTATTTTGTTTTACCAATAAGGCAAAAACGATATTGTGTAAACGGAACTTATTTGGCTTAATACCTGCGTTTGCTCTTTGCGTAGGGGGATATTATCTGGCTGAAGTAATTATCGTGCAAAACTGGATTTCGCCTTTGGCGGGAATTACCGGTTATTTTGTTCAAATTGGGTTCAGCGGTGGATTATATCTGGTTTTAGGGTTTGCTTTGGATCGAATGGGGTTTAAACAGCGCAATCGTATTTTTAGCCAAAACAACGCATAG
- a CDS encoding TIGR04100 family radical SAM protein, with protein MTILYPAKDGLYVNLTNRCPCSCTFCLRQNQDGVYGSDSLWLEHEPSFEEILEELKKQNLTQYNELVFCGYGEPTERLDVLLQVAAYCKRACPSLLIRINTNGLADLIWKKPTAQQLKGLIDTVSISLNAPDAEEYYRLTRSKFGFKSFDAMLQYAKDCTKYVPNVVMTVVDQVTTLEEQQKSKEICDSIGVTLRVRPYEE; from the coding sequence ATGACAATTTTATATCCAGCGAAAGATGGGCTATATGTGAATTTAACCAACCGATGCCCATGTTCCTGTACTTTTTGTTTAAGACAGAACCAGGATGGGGTATATGGCTCGGATTCCTTGTGGTTGGAACATGAGCCCAGTTTTGAAGAAATTTTAGAAGAGCTGAAAAAACAGAATCTTACCCAATATAACGAACTGGTATTTTGCGGATATGGGGAACCTACTGAGCGTTTGGATGTTTTGTTACAGGTTGCTGCCTACTGTAAGAGAGCATGTCCTTCTTTGCTCATCCGTATCAATACCAATGGGCTGGCGGATTTAATATGGAAAAAGCCTACTGCGCAACAATTAAAAGGATTGATTGACACTGTTTCGATCAGTTTAAATGCACCAGATGCGGAAGAATATTACCGATTGACCAGGAGCAAATTTGGTTTCAAATCTTTTGACGCGATGTTACAATATGCAAAAGATTGCACCAAGTATGTACCAAATGTGGTTATGACGGTTGTAGACCAGGTGACGACCCTGGAAGAACAGCAAAAGAGCAAAGAAATTTGTGATAGCATTGGTGTTACTTTACGGGTTCGTCCTTATGAAGAATAA